A genomic segment from Saimiri boliviensis isolate mSaiBol1 chromosome 14, mSaiBol1.pri, whole genome shotgun sequence encodes:
- the LOC101045353 gene encoding uncharacterized protein LOC101045353 isoform X1, with translation MPGSPGSLEMGPLTFMDVAIEFSLEEWQCLDTGQQNLYRNVMLENYRNLAFLGIAVSKPDLIACLEKEKEPWKTKRHAVVDEPPGMCPHFAQDLWLQQGMEDSYQKVILRRHKKCGHDNLQLRKSYKSMDDYKVHKENYNGLNHCFTTTQRKVFQCGKYLKVFYRFLNSNRHKVRHTGKKAFKYKICVKSFCMLSHKTQHKSIYNTEKFYKCKECRKAFNWFSNLTYHKKIHTKKKPYKCEDGKAVKQLSTLTTHKNHAGGKLYKCEEFGKGFIWTSNLTEHKRIYTRQKPYKCEDCGKAFLWSSTLTKHKRIHTGEKPYKCKECGKAFNRSSRLATHKIIHTGEKPYKCEECSKSFIWSSTLAEHKRNHTRDKPYKRKEFDKACSQSSTLTRYKRMHSREKPYKCEECGKTYSQSSTLTTHKIIHTGEKPYKCEDCGKAFNQCFALTTHKIIHTGEKPYKCEECCKAFNRPSNLTTSKIIHTGKKLYKCEECGKAFMLSSTLTKHKRMHTREKPYKCEECGKAFNQSFNLTTHKIIHTGEKPYKCEECGKAFNRSSNLTTHKRIHTRDKPQKREECDKACSQSSTVTTQKIIHTREKPYKCEECGKAFHRCSSLTTHKIIHTGEKPYKCEECGKAFIWSSSLTNHKRIHTRGKSYKCEECGKAFLWFSTLAAHKRIHTREKPYKCEECGKAFRWSTTLIKHKRMHTGEKPYRCEECGKAFSQSSHLSTHKIIHSGEKPYECEECGKAFNQFSTLTKHKRMHTGEKLYKCEECGKAFNRSSNLTKHKIIHTGERPYTCEECGKAFIWSSTLTEHKRIHTREKPYKCEECGKAFSQSSTLTIHKRTHTGEKPYKCEECGKAFSQSSHLTTHKIIHTGDKPYKCKECDKAFSQFSTLTKHKRMHTGEELSKCEECGKAFKQHSTLTTCKIIHDVEKLHKCRKCGKDFN, from the exons gtaTTGCTGTCTCTAAGCCAGACCTGATCGCCtgtctggagaaagaaaaagagccctGGAAGACGAAGCGACATGCAGTGGTGGATGAACCCCCAG gtaTGTGTCCTCATTTTGCTCAAGATCTTTGGCTACAGCAGGGCATGGAAGATTCTTATCAAAAAGTAATACTGAGAAGACACAAAAAATGTGGACATGATAATTTACAGTTAAGAAAAAGCTATAAAAGTATGGATGACTATAAGGtccacaaagaaaattataatggaCTTAACCATTGTTTCACAACTACCCAAAGAAAAGTATTTCAATGTGGTAAATATTTGAAAGTCTTTTATAGATTCTTAAATTCAAACAGACATAAGGTAAGACATACTGGAAAGAAAGCTTTCAAgtataaaatatgtgtaaaatcattttgCATGCTTTCACATAAAACTCAGCATAAAAGCATTTATAATACAGAAAAGttttacaaatgtaaagaatgtagAAAAGCCTTTAATTGGTTCTCAAACCTTACTTatcataagaaaattcatactaaaaagaaaccctacaaatgcGAAGATGGCAAAGCTGTGAAGCAACTTTCAACCCTTACTACACATAAAAATCATGCTGGAGGGAAACTatacaaatgtgaagaatttgGCAAAGGATTTATATGGACCTCAAACCTTACTGAACATAAGAGAATTTATACTAGACAGAAACCGTACAAATGTGAAGATTGTGGCAAAGCATTTTTATGGTCCTCAACCCTAACTAAACATAAGAGGAtacacactggagagaaaccctacaaatgtaaagaatgtggcaaagcttttaatcGATCTTCAAGGCTTGCTacacataagataattcatactggagagaaaccttacaaatgtgaagaatgtagCAAATCATTTATATGGTCCTCAACCCTTGCTGAACATAAGAGAAATCACACTAGAGACAAACCCTACAAACGTAAAGAATTTGACAAAGCATGTAGCCAATCCTCAACCCTAACTAGATATAAGAGGATGCACAGTAGggagaaaccctataaatgtgaagaatgtgggaaaACTTATAGCCAATCCTCAACCCTTACTacacataagataattcatactggagagaaaccctacaaatgtgaagattgtggcaaagcttttaatcAATGCTTTGCCCTTACTacacataagataattcatactggagagaaaccatacAAGTGTGAAGAATGTTGCAAAGCTTTTAATCGACCCTCAAATCTTACTACCagtaagataattcatactggaaaGAAActctacaaatgtgaagaatgtggcaaagcattTATGTTGTCCTCAACCCTGACTAAACATAAGAGAATGCACACtagagagaaaccctacaaatgtgaagaatgtggcaaagcttttaatcAATCCTTTAACCTTACTacacataagataattcatactggagagaaaccttacaagtgtgaagaatgtggcaaagcttttaatcGATCATCAAATCTTACTacacataagagaattcatactaGAGATAAACCCCAGAAACGTGAAGAATGTGACAAAGCTTGTAGCCAATCCTCAACTGTTACTACACAGAAGATAATTCATACTAGAgaaaaaccctacaaatgtgaagaatgtggcaaagcttttcaTCGATGCTCAAGTCTTACTacacataagataattcatactggagagaaaccttacaagtgtgaagaatgtggcaaagcattTATCTGGTCCTCATCCCTTACTAAccataagagaattcatactaGAGGGAAAtcttacaaatgtgaagaatgtgggaaaGCGTTTTTATGGTTCTCAACTCTTGCTgcacataagagaattcatactagagagaaaccctacaaatgtgaagaatgtggcaaagcattTAGGTGGTCCACAACTCTAATTAAACATAAGAGGAtgcacactggagagaaaccgtacagatgtgaagaatgtggcaaagcttttagcCAATCCTCACACCTAAGTACACATAAGATAATCCAttctggagagaaaccctacgaatgtgaagaatgtggcaaagcttttaaccaATTCTCAACTCTAACTAAGCATAAGAGGATGCATACTGGAGAGAAGctctacaaatgtgaagaatgtggcaaagcttttaatcGATCCTCAAATCTTAcgaaacataaaataattcatactggagagagaccttacacatgtgaagaatgtggcaaagcattTATATGGTCCTCAACCCTTACTGAACATAAGAGAATTCACACtagagagaaaccctacaaatgtgaagaatgtggcaaagcattTAGCCAATCCTCAACCCTAACTATACATAAGAGAAcgcacactggagagaaaccctataaatgtgaagaatgtggcaaagcttttagcCAGTCCTCACATCTTACTacacataagataattcatactggagacaaaccctacaaatgtaaagaatgtgacAAAGCATTTAGCCAGTTTTCGACCCTAACTAAACATAAGAGGATGCACACTGGAGAGGAACTCagcaaatgtgaagaatgtggcaaagcttttaagcAACACTCGACCCTTACTACATGCAAAATAATTCATGATGTAGAGAAACTCCACAAATGTAGAAAATGTGGCAAAGATTTTAATTGA
- the LOC120362649 gene encoding translation machinery-associated protein 7 yields MSGREGGKKKPLKQPKKQAKEMDEEDKAFKQKQKEEQKKLEELKAKAAGKGPLATGGIKKSGKK; encoded by the coding sequence ATGTCCGGCCGGGAAGGTGGCAAGAAGAAGCCCCTGAAACAGCCCAAGAAGCAGGCCAAGGAGATGGACGAGGAAGACAAGGCTTTcaagcagaaacaaaaagaagagcagaagaaaCTCGAAGAGCTAAAAGCAAAGGCCGCGGGGAAGGGGCCCCTGGCCACAGGTGGAATTAAGAAATCTGGCAAAAAGTAA
- the LOC141581111 gene encoding LOW QUALITY PROTEIN: uncharacterized protein LOC141581111 (The sequence of the model RefSeq protein was modified relative to this genomic sequence to represent the inferred CDS: substituted 2 bases at 2 genomic stop codons) has product SQLLGRLRQENCLNPGGGGCGEPRSRHCTPAWVTRAKLCLKKKKKKKIIHTREKHYSCKECGKTFIWSSTLRKHKRMHTGENPYKCEECGKAFLNPYYTXGKLYXEKPYQCIECGKAFKQLSTLTIHKIIHGVEKLYKCEDCGKIFNESSNFTIHKIIHTGEKPYKCEECGKTLIWSPTITKRKVIHTKEKPYKCEEGVKALLCSSNLTRYKVMNTGEKPYKCGKAFKWSSTLRKHKTIYIKEKPYKCKKFGKAFK; this is encoded by the coding sequence tcccagctactcgggaggctgaggcaggagaattgcctgaacccaggaggcggaggttgtggtgagccgagatcgcgccattgcactccagcctgggtaacaagagcgaaactctgtctcaaaaaaaaaaaaaaaaaaaagataattcatactAGAGAGAAACACTACAGTtgtaaagaatgtggcaaaacATTTATTTGGTCTTCAACCctaagaaaacataagagaatgCACACTGGAGAGAacccctacaaatgtgaagaatgtggcaaagctttccTCAACCCTTACTACACATAAGGTAAATTATATTGAGAGAAACCCTACCAATGTatagaatgtggcaaagcttttaagcAACTCTCAACCCTTactatacataaaataattcatggtGTAGAGAAACTCTACAAATGTGAAGATTGTggcaaaatttttaatgaatCCTCAAATTTTACTAtacataagataattcatactggagagaaaccttacaaatgtgaagaatgtggcaaaacaTTAATCTGGTCCCCTACCATTACTAAACGTAAGGTAATTCATACTAAAGAGAAACCGTACAAATGTGAAGAAGGTGTCAAAGCATTGCTATGCTCCTCCAACCTAACTAGATATAAAGTGATgaacactggagagaaaccctacaaatgcgGCAAAGCATTTAAATGGTCCTCAACTCTTCGTAAACATAAGACCATTTATATTaaagagaaaccctacaaatgtaaaaAATTTGGCAAAGCCTTTAAATGA